In the Fibrobacter sp. UWR3 genome, one interval contains:
- a CDS encoding polysaccharide deacetylase family protein, translated as MKKVLFAASAVGLFAVGSAFAQSVEIATWSGFRKGAASFTFDDGAPSHVTDAGPMFKKYGYKATFNVVVNWNPNWSGFQGLADEGHEIASHSNSHGQNMSGEEASSKKAIEGKIQQKYGIITVAYPNCNVPNESAVLQNYIVGRICNGSWKGMNDEMGKDGPSNWAQVPATMTGAEGQLKSTNDFTGRMQKVIQSNGWAAFLTHGFQGKNNGNATYSPTDINAIDGALKWAQQNDKDIWVAPMGHVAMYLKERKASKAEASSSGSTITVKLTHNIKDNISNYDYPLSLRVKYSGSTANVTQAGAKLESKIDGGYVYFDAVPNAGDIVIAGEGSGPAPESSSSIVAESSSSIVAESSSSATNPASSSSVTNPWGPWNPQSSSGTDAIEDIAFTNSHFSVYRSSDNYIVVGGAQGMPITVYNHMGQVVRVTRGLGFEQKVYSGAKGAYIVRVGNRTFKVNL; from the coding sequence ATGAAAAAGGTTCTCTTTGCCGCATCTGCGGTTGGGTTGTTCGCGGTGGGCTCCGCGTTCGCGCAGAGTGTCGAAATCGCAACCTGGTCGGGCTTCCGCAAGGGTGCCGCCTCGTTCACATTTGACGATGGCGCTCCGAGCCACGTAACCGACGCTGGTCCGATGTTCAAGAAGTATGGCTACAAGGCTACCTTCAACGTGGTGGTGAACTGGAACCCCAACTGGAGCGGATTCCAGGGATTGGCCGACGAAGGGCACGAAATTGCAAGCCATAGCAACAGCCACGGCCAGAACATGAGCGGCGAAGAAGCCTCTTCGAAAAAGGCAATCGAAGGCAAAATCCAGCAGAAGTACGGTATTATCACAGTCGCCTATCCGAACTGCAACGTGCCTAACGAAAGCGCCGTTCTCCAGAACTACATCGTGGGCCGCATCTGCAACGGCAGCTGGAAGGGCATGAATGATGAAATGGGCAAGGACGGTCCCTCCAACTGGGCCCAGGTCCCTGCCACCATGACCGGTGCCGAAGGCCAGCTCAAGAGCACGAACGACTTTACCGGCAGAATGCAGAAAGTCATCCAGAGCAACGGCTGGGCTGCATTCCTCACGCACGGTTTCCAGGGCAAGAACAACGGTAACGCCACCTACTCGCCGACGGATATCAACGCCATCGACGGTGCCCTCAAGTGGGCCCAGCAGAACGATAAGGACATCTGGGTCGCCCCGATGGGCCATGTCGCCATGTACCTCAAGGAACGCAAGGCATCGAAGGCCGAAGCTTCCTCTAGCGGTAGCACCATCACGGTCAAGCTGACCCACAACATCAAGGACAACATTTCTAACTACGACTACCCGCTCTCCCTGCGCGTAAAGTACAGCGGTTCCACCGCCAACGTGACGCAGGCGGGCGCAAAGCTCGAATCCAAGATTGATGGCGGCTACGTGTACTTCGACGCCGTGCCGAACGCAGGCGATATCGTCATCGCGGGCGAAGGCTCGGGTCCTGCTCCGGAATCCTCCAGCAGCATCGTGGCGGAATCCTCCAGCAGCATCGTGGCGGAATCCTCCAGCAGCGCTACGAATCCGGCATCTTCCTCGTCCGTAACAAATCCGTGGGGACCGTGGAACCCGCAGTCTTCTTCGGGCACGGACGCAATCGAGGATATCGCATTCACGAACAGCCACTTCTCGGTGTACAGATCCTCTGACAACTACATCGTGGTCGGCGGCGCACAGGGCATGCCGATTACGGTATACAACCACATGGGACAGGTCGTCCGCGTTACCCGCGGGCTCGGCTTTGAACAGAAGGTCTATTCTGGAGCGAAGGGTGCATACATCGTGCGCGTAGGCAACAGGACCTTCAAGGTGAATCTCTAA
- a CDS encoding Na/Pi cotransporter family protein: protein MTLMILKMIGCLALLMFGMKTMSEGLQKLTGGHLRAVLGTMTKHRIGGLLTGTFVTASVQSSTATTVLTVSFVNAGLLTLSQAIPVIMGANIGTTATAWLMSIFGFQFNMSSVVWPFFALGIILSYTKKNSTKSIGEFVFGFAFMFLGLTTLRENAVAMDLAHNQAVINFFTTTGGWGIFSTLLFLLLGSILTMCVQSSAAIMAITLLLCSSGVLPIYQGIALVMGENIGTTVTSNLAALSASTQARRAALAHMLFNVFGVVWVLIVFRPFVNMVCSIVGFDPTFVPHTEEEVAQASVRVTYALSAFHTAFNLCNVLILIWFIKPMEKIICKIIREKEDGEDFKVKFISAGLMSTAELSLFEARKEINLFATRTQKMFRMVPELLEMKDENDFVKLFARIEKYEGISDNMEIEIAKYLNQVSEGRLSPESKTNIQSMLREISEIESIGDACYNMARAINRKFRSTDDFTEEQYGHIKHIMQLCDNALTNMIDVISDLASADANRTLNLENEINDYRKLLKEKNIADIESQKYSYQMGVHYMDVVNDCEKLGDYVVNVVEAHTNKKFST, encoded by the coding sequence ATGACACTTATGATTCTCAAAATGATTGGTTGCCTTGCGCTGCTCATGTTCGGCATGAAGACGATGAGCGAAGGCTTGCAGAAACTCACCGGCGGGCACCTCCGCGCAGTTCTTGGCACCATGACCAAGCACCGTATCGGAGGCCTCCTCACAGGCACGTTCGTTACGGCCTCGGTGCAGTCTTCTACCGCTACGACCGTTCTTACCGTAAGCTTCGTTAATGCTGGCCTGCTCACATTGAGTCAGGCCATTCCTGTTATTATGGGCGCGAACATCGGTACCACGGCCACGGCGTGGCTCATGTCCATATTCGGGTTCCAGTTCAACATGAGCTCGGTGGTGTGGCCCTTCTTCGCCCTCGGCATCATCCTTTCATACACCAAGAAGAACTCGACCAAGAGTATCGGCGAATTCGTGTTCGGTTTCGCGTTCATGTTCCTCGGCCTTACTACGCTGCGCGAAAATGCGGTGGCGATGGACTTGGCCCACAACCAGGCCGTCATCAACTTCTTTACGACGACCGGCGGTTGGGGCATCTTCAGCACGCTCCTCTTCCTGTTGCTGGGTAGCATCCTTACCATGTGCGTGCAGTCGTCTGCGGCCATCATGGCGATTACGCTCTTGCTCTGCAGTAGCGGCGTGCTCCCGATTTACCAGGGCATTGCGCTCGTGATGGGCGAAAACATCGGTACCACGGTGACATCGAACCTCGCGGCACTTTCGGCAAGTACGCAGGCGAGGCGCGCGGCCTTGGCGCACATGCTCTTCAACGTGTTCGGCGTGGTGTGGGTGTTGATTGTGTTCCGCCCGTTCGTGAACATGGTTTGCAGCATCGTAGGGTTTGACCCGACGTTCGTGCCGCATACCGAAGAAGAAGTTGCCCAGGCAAGCGTCCGTGTCACTTACGCGCTTTCGGCATTCCATACGGCATTCAACCTCTGCAACGTGCTTATCCTCATCTGGTTCATCAAGCCGATGGAAAAAATCATCTGCAAGATTATCCGCGAAAAGGAAGACGGCGAGGATTTCAAGGTCAAGTTTATCAGTGCGGGCCTCATGAGTACCGCAGAACTTTCGCTCTTCGAAGCCCGCAAGGAAATTAACTTGTTTGCAACCCGCACGCAGAAGATGTTCCGCATGGTGCCCGAACTGCTCGAGATGAAGGACGAAAATGACTTCGTCAAGCTGTTTGCCCGCATCGAGAAGTACGAAGGCATCAGCGACAATATGGAAATCGAGATTGCCAAGTACCTGAACCAGGTTTCCGAAGGTCGCTTGAGCCCCGAAAGTAAGACGAACATCCAGTCGATGCTCCGCGAAATTTCTGAAATCGAAAGTATCGGCGACGCTTGCTACAATATGGCCCGCGCCATCAACCGCAAGTTTAGGAGCACCGACGACTTTACCGAAGAGCAGTACGGCCATATCAAGCACATCATGCAGCTGTGCGACAATGCGCTTACGAACATGATCGATGTCATTAGCGATCTGGCATCGGCCGATGCGAACCGCACGCTGAACCTGGAAAACGAAATCAACGATTACCGCAAGCTCCTCAAGGAGAAAAACATTGCCGATATCGAATCGCAAAAGTACAGCTACCAGATGGGCGTGCACTACATGGATGTGGTGAACGACTGCGAAAAGCTCGGCGACTACGTGGTGAACGTGGTCGAGGCGCATACCAACAAGAAGTTCTCTACCTAG
- the ispF gene encoding 2-C-methyl-D-erythritol 2,4-cyclodiphosphate synthase, with protein sequence MDKIYRSGIGFDVHKLVEGRKCIIGGVDIPYEKGLLGHSDADVLLHAISDALLGAAGLGDIGTYFPDTDPAFKGADSLELLRKVGEEVKKAGYEIINIDSIVMCERPKVNPHKDAMKANIARVLGIDVKQVGIKGTTTEKLGFTGRGEGIASQAIAMVRSL encoded by the coding sequence ATGGACAAGATTTATCGCTCTGGAATTGGTTTTGACGTTCACAAATTGGTGGAAGGCCGCAAGTGCATTATCGGCGGGGTGGATATCCCGTACGAGAAGGGCCTCTTGGGCCATAGCGATGCCGACGTGTTGCTGCATGCGATAAGCGATGCCCTGCTCGGGGCCGCAGGTCTCGGCGATATCGGCACGTACTTCCCGGATACGGACCCCGCGTTCAAGGGCGCCGACAGCCTGGAACTGTTGCGCAAGGTGGGCGAGGAAGTCAAGAAGGCCGGCTACGAGATTATCAACATCGACAGCATCGTGATGTGCGAACGCCCGAAGGTGAACCCGCACAAGGACGCCATGAAGGCAAACATCGCCCGCGTGCTCGGAATCGACGTAAAACAGGTCGGCATCAAGGGCACCACGACCGAAAAGCTCGGGTTTACGGGCAGGGGCGAGGGCATTGCGAGCCAGGCTATCGCGATGGTAAGAAGTCTGTAG
- a CDS encoding FISUMP domain-containing protein encodes MLLLFALVAGGCYYEDTYYENAETDYTTISEHDLSGEYPLKTRLLQGKITFPSSANTGAFVPEKIRIIQLDSSLAPYDSATGTLNTGREISFKMPTRDYRFPYVKVRVKGKWKFLDSTAVPLTLEAVSDISNIAEPNVNLMTHLEVPLVEALVGEGYPFSVAKKLAMRRFIENFGFKQESLPAESVGRAYDETGSLLALFMRNYTDSSFVENIEDFRLDLADGVYEDSLALVEFADYVVKNWQNMRMRMYDLNPEWSGYKFSWRLIERFVENAYGLESCVTAGEKVSYVKNGKSKLDGDSLLCDKRGNGDFFHRPFAPEELLYGPCTAISTENFVSDGDSVFYVCKHKTQYDSTRVLSTWVKATWGEVLDNELGVCSNALIENEAPRGSTRLRKKFGDTIYVCVAYNRGWRNDGTDTLSFMLGNCTSGDIWKRKMLPDSSEFVCTFDSWTPVNDTLRFLSEQRPCDKATDSLRVVMYDSIYYICTDKRKKWNGIYTFEKTTKRVADSLAFIASMPPCKSLADTVKYIVDTTTNRYYHCEIRNTILKFYDSDYDHAEKYLNEQYLKTLPECTAESDTFELFVHPYFEKTRHKDWNTYFHCAFIDGKYQYEALGYGKRRDLEGLADVNARYTCDANTDTLSFVRDSLYGDYFHCEKHDGKYVFVEINERQADYYASLAGESNLEACSANPDTLEYRQDAYGYYFYCKENGGVYVLTRIQKDSLIEMLIEEFAKKVTDGCDDIEDLGKVGYEKIMGKDVDVICDYNADSVLAYQRVSYPHYNFFGKIEDKRNDPTRYVQWEKCSDEQLAARGTPVKEQGGYITDPRDGRRYRVTTIGKQVWMAENMNYYDTLAAPNMIGLTGCSDDVDSCEATGRLYYWYAAMNLVHGTKDEVVSQTCAPVQGICPAGWHIPSLEEWHELARYATYKNDGAFGVGLKAETDWLTRPNFDDMFGFSAAPVTWTTKENAYFVTSDASGSGSSVAIFYGINFYYNYDSPEIIRSTMKGRSYSVRCVKD; translated from the coding sequence ATGCTTTTGCTTTTTGCACTCGTTGCCGGCGGCTGCTATTACGAAGATACGTACTACGAGAATGCGGAAACGGATTACACGACAATCTCGGAGCATGACCTTTCGGGGGAATATCCGCTGAAGACACGCCTTTTACAAGGGAAAATAACGTTCCCCTCTAGTGCTAATACCGGCGCCTTCGTTCCCGAGAAAATTCGGATTATCCAGCTGGACAGTTCGCTTGCGCCCTACGATTCCGCTACGGGAACCCTCAATACAGGAAGGGAAATCTCTTTCAAGATGCCCACGCGCGATTATAGGTTTCCCTATGTGAAGGTCCGCGTGAAGGGAAAGTGGAAATTCCTGGATTCGACAGCAGTTCCGCTTACGCTGGAGGCGGTTAGCGACATTTCGAATATCGCCGAACCGAACGTGAACCTGATGACCCACCTGGAAGTCCCGCTTGTCGAGGCGCTTGTGGGCGAGGGTTATCCGTTCAGTGTCGCGAAGAAACTCGCCATGCGGCGATTTATCGAAAATTTCGGGTTCAAGCAGGAATCCCTGCCCGCGGAATCTGTCGGAAGGGCCTACGACGAAACCGGTTCGTTGCTTGCGCTGTTCATGCGGAATTATACGGATTCCTCTTTTGTAGAAAACATCGAGGATTTCCGGCTGGATTTGGCGGATGGAGTCTACGAGGATTCGCTTGCCCTTGTCGAGTTTGCGGATTATGTCGTGAAAAACTGGCAAAACATGCGTATGCGCATGTACGACCTGAATCCAGAGTGGTCGGGATATAAATTCAGTTGGAGGCTTATAGAGCGCTTTGTAGAAAACGCCTATGGCCTGGAATCGTGCGTGACGGCGGGCGAAAAAGTCTCGTATGTAAAGAACGGCAAATCGAAACTGGATGGAGATTCCCTTCTTTGCGACAAGCGCGGGAATGGGGATTTTTTCCACCGGCCTTTTGCTCCCGAAGAACTTCTGTATGGGCCTTGCACCGCAATCAGTACGGAGAATTTCGTTTCGGATGGGGACTCGGTGTTCTATGTCTGCAAGCACAAGACACAGTACGATTCGACTAGAGTCCTGAGCACGTGGGTCAAGGCTACATGGGGGGAGGTCCTTGATAATGAACTAGGAGTATGTAGCAACGCCTTGATTGAGAATGAGGCCCCGAGGGGCTCCACCAGACTGAGAAAAAAATTCGGCGATACCATCTATGTATGTGTCGCCTATAATAGAGGCTGGAGGAATGACGGAACGGATACGCTGAGTTTTATGTTGGGAAATTGCACTAGCGGTGATATCTGGAAACGGAAGATGTTGCCGGATTCGTCCGAGTTCGTATGTACGTTTGATTCCTGGACGCCCGTGAACGATACTCTCCGGTTCCTTTCGGAACAGCGCCCTTGCGATAAGGCGACGGATTCGCTTCGCGTTGTCATGTACGATTCCATATATTACATCTGTACCGACAAAAGAAAAAAGTGGAACGGCATCTATACGTTTGAAAAGACGACAAAGCGCGTTGCGGATTCGCTTGCGTTTATCGCTTCGATGCCGCCCTGTAAATCGTTGGCGGACACGGTAAAGTACATCGTCGATACGACCACAAACCGTTACTACCATTGCGAAATCAGGAACACTATTCTCAAGTTCTACGACTCGGATTACGACCATGCCGAAAAATATTTGAACGAGCAGTATTTAAAGACTTTGCCGGAGTGTACCGCGGAGTCCGACACGTTCGAACTTTTTGTACATCCTTATTTCGAGAAGACGCGCCATAAGGACTGGAATACGTATTTCCACTGTGCATTTATTGACGGGAAGTACCAGTACGAAGCGCTGGGTTACGGGAAGCGCCGGGACTTGGAAGGGCTTGCTGATGTGAATGCGAGGTATACATGCGATGCGAATACGGATACGCTTTCTTTTGTGCGTGATTCCTTGTATGGCGATTATTTCCATTGCGAAAAGCATGACGGAAAGTATGTATTTGTGGAGATAAATGAAAGACAGGCGGATTACTACGCTAGCCTTGCCGGTGAATCGAACCTGGAGGCTTGTAGCGCAAATCCCGATACGCTGGAGTATCGACAGGATGCCTATGGCTATTATTTCTACTGCAAGGAGAACGGTGGTGTGTACGTACTTACCCGCATACAGAAAGATTCGCTTATAGAAATGCTTATTGAAGAATTCGCAAAAAAAGTGACGGATGGCTGCGATGACATTGAGGATTTGGGAAAAGTTGGGTACGAGAAAATAATGGGCAAGGATGTCGATGTTATTTGTGACTACAATGCGGATTCTGTCCTTGCCTACCAAAGAGTTTCGTATCCGCACTATAATTTCTTTGGCAAGATTGAGGATAAACGTAATGACCCGACGCGCTATGTGCAATGGGAAAAATGTTCTGATGAACAACTAGCGGCAAGGGGAACTCCGGTCAAAGAGCAAGGTGGCTATATTACCGACCCGCGTGACGGCCGCCGCTACCGCGTGACGACTATCGGCAAGCAGGTGTGGATGGCAGAAAACATGAACTACTACGACACGCTCGCAGCCCCGAACATGATTGGCCTTACGGGGTGCTCGGACGACGTTGATTCCTGCGAGGCTACGGGGCGTCTGTATTACTGGTATGCGGCAATGAACCTAGTGCACGGAACCAAGGACGAAGTTGTTTCGCAAACGTGTGCCCCGGTGCAGGGGATTTGCCCTGCGGGTTGGCATATCCCGTCTCTTGAAGAGTGGCACGAACTTGCGCGCTATGCGACATACAAGAATGACGGGGCGTTTGGCGTTGGACTTAAGGCAGAAACCGATTGGCTGACTAGGCCGAACTTCGATGATATGTTTGGCTTCTCGGCAGCTCCGGTGACGTGGACTACAAAAGAAAATGCGTATTTTGTGACATCGGACGCTTCGGGAAGCGGCTCTAGTGTGGCAATCTTTTATGGCATTAATTTCTATTACAATTACGACTCGCCAGAAATTATCCGAAGTACCATGAAGGGACGCTCGTATTCCGTGCGCTGCGTGAAGGACTAG
- a CDS encoding FISUMP domain-containing protein, with protein MNLFKFAYAASLPLVLGALCLMGCDGGSDYNRAGVDSIIEDEATPEDYALVGKSFRVRNMAPNAWFIPDSRAVAYVLDSSLYVIDSVEGSPVDASRSEFEFPAHDYKSPYVAVSLSYATRIMWPTTANRIYFSVITDISEVENPRIDLMTDIEVPMIWEFVSEGYSFSEAKKKAMQDVAKAFHFTEQDTLPAELYARPFEEVAGLYAYLLRGLSESSFAQNKSYLKEDLSDGSIDDTDKNIEFAEFIVNRWLSVDSLLDKLDSTAGVNKWKFFERMVEEAFGLPDCKDRLGKVDSVANSRSSYYKDSLVCDAVLNKNDSLVYFRRFLTDLEKQFGPCIVGSTPRLEKVSERLSYKCTGNYASFGLSADGRRMEFKNGWEVADDEFIRNYHFGACHSENLGQKSLFHDSIFVCEHVVSDDTYSWNYESQDTVGFYLGECDTGSVWTLGRMPDSSEYVCTHDSLSMRWSPANDINKFLAEQRKCNRETDALRSFSYSDLFYYRCDDVKIGDMPAIYSFKGVSSGVADSLAFIAMQEPCNPVNAYQYVYDSTGNHFYHCETRDDKYQYYEVDEKAGRQAMCGEFVKTLPACNAESDTLEIIDCPYNVTRYESTVNVFYHCSNVDGKYGYGQVDYWDLKRYESMREARESSFCNDAGEEIHYTRDAYGYLYYCVETGGEYHLEPIEEKALADMLADQYMAKLEPCDATVARWRSDKNNFMSNKYYFVCDYDTNANFVMMRVDEAYYGQYTARKNVGEKGVKIDACSEDVLAARGAPIEAHDGYITDPRDSRSYRVVTIGKQTWMAENLNYYDPVANPNMTDPQGCASDAEQCEATGRLYYWYAAVGVPNYFDQEIVKENLCLPVQGICPAGWHIPTVEEWSQLFQYVSYYNDGAGYGGGLKGKDGWSYRINWSGDLFGFSASPVTWTTDERAYFAAADVITNLTNRQPLGIRFTYGGDNPTIFTDEVSRSYSVRCVKD; from the coding sequence ATGAATTTGTTCAAGTTCGCATATGCCGCCAGCCTGCCGCTCGTTCTAGGCGCGTTATGCCTTATGGGCTGTGACGGCGGTTCGGACTATAACCGCGCGGGCGTAGACTCGATAATCGAGGACGAAGCGACTCCTGAAGACTACGCCCTGGTAGGCAAGTCGTTCCGCGTGCGGAACATGGCTCCCAATGCATGGTTTATCCCGGATTCACGAGCCGTAGCCTATGTGCTTGATTCCTCGCTCTATGTAATTGACTCGGTGGAAGGTTCCCCTGTCGATGCCAGCCGGAGCGAGTTCGAATTCCCTGCTCACGATTACAAGTCTCCCTACGTAGCAGTCTCGCTGTCCTATGCTACACGCATCATGTGGCCCACCACGGCGAACAGAATTTATTTCTCCGTGATAACGGATATTTCGGAAGTAGAAAATCCGAGGATTGACCTGATGACGGATATCGAAGTCCCGATGATTTGGGAATTCGTGTCAGAGGGCTACTCGTTCAGCGAGGCGAAAAAGAAGGCCATGCAGGATGTGGCGAAGGCGTTTCACTTTACGGAGCAGGATACGCTCCCTGCAGAATTGTATGCGCGCCCGTTCGAGGAAGTTGCCGGGCTGTACGCATACTTGTTGCGAGGCCTGTCGGAAAGTAGCTTTGCCCAAAACAAGTCCTACCTGAAAGAAGACCTCTCGGATGGGAGTATCGACGATACTGATAAAAACATCGAGTTTGCCGAGTTCATTGTCAATAGATGGCTGAGTGTAGATTCCCTGCTGGATAAGCTGGATTCAACCGCTGGCGTTAACAAGTGGAAGTTCTTTGAACGCATGGTTGAAGAAGCCTTCGGGCTCCCGGACTGCAAGGACCGCCTGGGTAAGGTCGATTCGGTTGCAAACTCCAGATCCTCTTATTACAAGGATTCGCTGGTATGCGATGCAGTCCTTAACAAGAATGACTCGCTCGTGTATTTCAGGAGGTTCCTGACCGATTTGGAGAAACAGTTTGGCCCCTGCATTGTCGGTAGCACTCCTCGGCTGGAAAAGGTAAGCGAGAGACTTTCTTACAAGTGCACCGGCAATTATGCCTCGTTCGGGTTGTCTGCGGATGGTCGCCGCATGGAATTCAAGAACGGGTGGGAAGTAGCGGACGACGAGTTTATCCGGAATTATCACTTTGGCGCATGCCATTCCGAAAACTTGGGCCAAAAGTCCTTGTTCCACGACTCGATATTCGTCTGCGAACACGTGGTTTCGGACGACACGTATTCCTGGAATTACGAGAGCCAGGATACTGTCGGTTTCTACCTGGGCGAATGCGATACGGGTAGCGTCTGGACGCTCGGGCGCATGCCGGATTCTTCGGAATATGTCTGTACGCACGATTCCCTGAGCATGCGGTGGAGCCCTGCGAACGATATCAATAAGTTCCTTGCGGAGCAGCGCAAGTGCAATAGGGAAACGGATGCCCTGCGTTCGTTCTCTTATAGCGACCTGTTCTATTACAGGTGTGACGATGTGAAGATTGGCGATATGCCTGCAATATATTCCTTCAAGGGGGTTTCGAGTGGTGTCGCCGATTCGCTTGCGTTTATCGCAATGCAGGAACCGTGCAATCCGGTGAATGCGTACCAGTACGTGTACGACTCGACTGGCAACCACTTTTACCATTGCGAAACCAGAGATGATAAGTACCAGTACTACGAGGTCGACGAAAAGGCAGGCAGGCAGGCCATGTGCGGCGAGTTTGTGAAAACGCTCCCTGCCTGTAACGCCGAGTCTGATACGCTCGAAATTATCGATTGCCCGTATAACGTCACAAGGTATGAATCTACGGTAAATGTGTTCTACCATTGCTCGAATGTCGACGGCAAGTACGGTTATGGACAGGTGGACTATTGGGACCTGAAACGCTACGAGAGCATGAGGGAGGCGAGGGAGTCCAGTTTCTGTAATGATGCAGGCGAAGAAATACACTACACGAGGGATGCTTACGGGTATTTGTATTACTGCGTCGAGACTGGTGGCGAATACCACTTGGAACCAATTGAGGAAAAGGCCTTGGCTGACATGCTTGCCGACCAGTATATGGCGAAACTTGAACCCTGCGATGCTACTGTCGCAAGATGGAGGAGCGACAAGAATAATTTCATGTCGAATAAGTATTACTTTGTATGTGACTACGATACGAATGCGAACTTTGTGATGATGCGGGTGGACGAAGCGTATTACGGCCAGTATACTGCAAGGAAGAACGTCGGCGAGAAAGGCGTGAAGATTGATGCTTGCAGCGAGGATGTGCTTGCGGCGCGTGGTGCTCCGATAGAAGCGCATGATGGCTACATTACGGACCCGCGTGACAGCCGCAGTTACCGCGTGGTGACTATCGGCAAGCAGACGTGGATGGCGGAAAACCTGAATTACTACGACCCGGTGGCGAACCCGAACATGACAGACCCGCAAGGGTGCGCAAGCGATGCGGAACAGTGCGAAGCGACGGGAAGGCTTTACTACTGGTATGCCGCGGTTGGTGTCCCGAACTATTTTGACCAGGAAATTGTGAAAGAGAACCTTTGCCTGCCGGTGCAGGGAATATGCCCCGCCGGGTGGCATATCCCCACGGTAGAAGAATGGTCGCAACTGTTCCAGTATGTTTCGTACTACAATGACGGTGCGGGTTACGGTGGCGGCTTGAAGGGCAAGGATGGCTGGAGCTATCGCATTAACTGGTCTGGGGATTTGTTCGGATTTTCTGCATCGCCCGTGACGTGGACTACCGACGAAAGGGCCTATTTTGCTGCCGCAGATGTTATTACGAATCTTACCAACCGGCAACCTCTTGGAATCCGGTTTACCTATGGTGGCGACAATCCGACAATATTCACGGATGAGGTGAGCCGCTCGTATTCCGTGCGCTGCGTGAAGGACTAG
- a CDS encoding NADH-quinone oxidoreductase subunit N: MTSIVNFFPVIVVALGALATLVMEPFLKDDNKHKIIPWFAAVFVALGMASFALVTTDTCHDLFAMDPVRRLLGLAVLLCTLLGVSGLQWTLGHEGHKGGEAYGLMLLASTGALLMTQAIDFVALFIAMELTSFPVYALVGIRRKDTNAGEGVFKYFVSGSIFSAIFLYGVALVYGATGTTHFSALILQGREPIYAIGILLTIFGLLFKAGAAPVHYWVADVYTGASVAVTGFMAAVVKVGALAALGSVWLGMLVTRAGVAGAWNLSEQVTAAGQSKPVFYLVVIVAVLSILVGAFSGLAQKSIRRILAFSAVMNAGFIVLGLLVPSYLKNGTVQLGAMFYFLVTYAVASAGALTGVAYLSGKGDRKENLEDLQGAGRKHPFVALGATVCLASLAGLPPVAGFLAKFALFTDVFAAGHGAIAIFAFVLSLVAAVYYLRIAYVLFMPVKAEGECKCCCCKSQAAFTYMLKFAVAISAIALIAMSMFPGKALLG, encoded by the coding sequence ATGACTAGTATCGTCAACTTTTTCCCGGTAATCGTTGTCGCTCTCGGTGCCCTCGCTACCCTGGTGATGGAACCGTTCCTTAAGGACGACAACAAGCACAAGATTATCCCCTGGTTTGCTGCCGTATTCGTGGCTCTGGGCATGGCGTCTTTCGCGCTCGTGACAACCGATACGTGCCACGACCTGTTCGCCATGGACCCGGTCCGTCGCCTGCTCGGGCTTGCCGTGCTGCTTTGCACGCTGCTCGGCGTTTCGGGCCTGCAGTGGACCCTCGGTCACGAAGGCCACAAGGGTGGCGAGGCCTACGGGCTCATGCTGCTCGCTTCGACCGGCGCACTCCTCATGACTCAGGCGATTGATTTTGTCGCCCTGTTTATCGCCATGGAACTCACGAGCTTCCCGGTGTACGCCCTGGTGGGTATCCGCCGCAAGGATACTAACGCGGGTGAAGGCGTGTTCAAGTACTTCGTTTCGGGCTCCATCTTCAGTGCCATATTCCTCTACGGTGTGGCGCTCGTTTACGGTGCGACCGGCACGACTCACTTCAGTGCGCTGATTCTGCAGGGCCGTGAACCCATCTATGCGATTGGCATTCTGCTCACTATTTTCGGGCTCCTGTTCAAGGCGGGCGCCGCTCCGGTGCACTACTGGGTGGCTGACGTCTATACGGGTGCTTCTGTCGCGGTCACGGGCTTCATGGCTGCCGTCGTGAAGGTGGGGGCGCTCGCCGCTCTCGGTTCCGTGTGGCTCGGCATGCTCGTTACCCGCGCCGGTGTCGCCGGTGCCTGGAACCTCTCCGAACAGGTTACTGCCGCAGGGCAGTCCAAGCCGGTTTTCTACCTGGTGGTGATTGTCGCCGTGCTCTCGATTCTTGTCGGTGCGTTTAGCGGCCTTGCCCAGAAGTCCATTCGCCGTATCCTCGCGTTCTCTGCCGTGATGAACGCGGGCTTCATTGTACTCGGCCTCCTGGTTCCGAGCTACCTGAAGAACGGTACGGTGCAGCTCGGTGCAATGTTCTACTTCTTGGTGACCTACGCCGTTGCGAGTGCGGGTGCCCTTACGGGGGTTGCCTACCTTTCGGGCAAGGGTGACCGCAAGGAAAATCTCGAAGACCTGCAGGGTGCAGGCCGCAAGCATCCGTTCGTGGCGCTCGGCGCTACGGTTTGCCTCGCTAGCCTCGCCGGTCTCCCGCCTGTTGCAGGCTTCCTCGCGAAGTTCGCGCTCTTTACCGACGTGTTCGCCGCGGGCCATGGCGCCATTGCGATATTCGCCTTCGTGCTTTCGCTGGTGGCGGCGGTGTACTACCTGCGCATTGCCTACGTGCTGTTTATGCCCGTGAAGGCGGAAGGCGAGTGCAAGTGCTGCTGTTGCAAGTCCCAGGCCGCGTTCACCTACATGCTCAAGTTTGCGGTGGCAATTTCTGCGATTGCCCTCATCGCCATGAGCATGTTCCCCGGCAAGGCGCTGCTCGGCTAG